The Hominilimicola fabiformis DNA window GCTTTTTGTACTGACACCGAATAAAGTTCAATGGTATATAAAATCTTTTTTTGCAAGGTCGTTAAAGCTTGAAACGGTGAGTGCGGACGTAAGAGTTAAAGAGTATTTGTCTATGCAGCTTGAAAAATCGGCAAAGGCATTTAAGAGTTTGGAGGAGTGTTTTTCAAATGCTTCGGAGAAAAGACTGAAATCATATAATAAAGATGTTGCTACGCTTTTTGATGAGGTTGCGGACAGAGTGTGCGAGGGGTGTCCGAATGCGGTTAAATGCTGGCAGTCCGACTTTACACGCACATACCGCAGTATAATGCTGTTGCTTGATACGATTGAAACAAGGGGGATATTGGAGTTTACATCAGTACCGAACAGCTTTAAGGATAAATGCTTACGACCTGATTTGTTCGTTGTGGAGTTTAATCACGTCTATGAACTGTATAAGAAAAACCTTGTACGGACGGGTGAGGCGGTTACAAGCCGTGACTTGGTTGCAAGACAGTATAAAGAAATGTCAAGCCTTATGGACACAATGGCGGAAAATATATGTTCCGGATTTACGTTCAGAGAGGATTTGGAGGAAACACTTATTGCCGAGCTTGACAAAGTCGGAATTATGGCATTTGAAATAAGCGTTATTGAAAGCAGTCACGGGAAAATGGAGGTATATCTCGGAACGTCTAAGGGTACGGAAGTCGGGAAGATTGAAAACGTGCTTGAAAGCGTTGTCGAAACACCTATGGGCTATGAATGTGACAGTGCGAACGGACTTATGAAATTTGTGTCACGCGCAAAATTTACCGCAGATATTGCGATAAGACAGATAAGCCGAGATTTCAGCGAAGTGTCGGGCGACAGTATAGATACGTTTGTGACGGAGGATTATAAACAGTATGTGATTTTGTCGGACGGTATGGGCAGCGGTAAAAGGGCAATGTTTGAGAGCCATATAACACTGAAATTGTTGAGAGAATTTTTGCAGTCGGGGTTTGGCGTGAAAACGTCTATTGATATGATAAATTCGGCACTCTGTTTAAAACTTGACTATGAGTGTTTTTCTACCGTGGACCTGCTATGTATAGACCTTATGACAGGTATATGTGAGTTTTTCAAAATCGGCGGTTCGGAGAGTATTGTACTTCACGGTCCGAATGTTGAAACGGTGTTTTCTGTATCGTTGCCTGTCGGTATGCTGCCTGATATAAAGGTACAGGGACAAGCCAAACGCCTTGATGACGGCGATATAATAATAATGATGTCGGACGGAATAAGCGA harbors:
- a CDS encoding SpoIIE family protein phosphatase; this encodes MSQPAVKRQRNTEMLRAPSVRDVGMSMLLLLAGRASVLGLFPFGVAFFASCFDKSIAYLGITVLSIALMTSASSAVLTKYLVAALLFWIYTRFRNKENLVLDAACVGGAVMVGGFVFLIYTYVGAYDILMLFVESIVTSLMYIIFKKAHGLIANRKKRTQTAQDELISISVSVGVFITGLSGIVFPYNISLANIVSVYAVLCIALHGGIAAAGSGGLCIGFMSAISSPSAVVTMGIFGISALFGNLLKSFGRFGVALGFLGGSAVTLLYAGSASSLPVTIIETAIGAVLFVLTPNKVQWYIKSFFARSLKLETVSADVRVKEYLSMQLEKSAKAFKSLEECFSNASEKRLKSYNKDVATLFDEVADRVCEGCPNAVKCWQSDFTRTYRSIMLLLDTIETRGILEFTSVPNSFKDKCLRPDLFVVEFNHVYELYKKNLVRTGEAVTSRDLVARQYKEMSSLMDTMAENICSGFTFREDLEETLIAELDKVGIMAFEISVIESSHGKMEVYLGTSKGTEVGKIENVLESVVETPMGYECDSANGLMKFVSRAKFTADIAIRQISRDFSEVSGDSIDTFVTEDYKQYVILSDGMGSGKRAMFESHITLKLLREFLQSGFGVKTSIDMINSALCLKLDYECFSTVDLLCIDLMTGICEFFKIGGSESIVLHGPNVETVFSVSLPVGMLPDIKVQGQAKRLDDGDIIIMMSDGISEAGFGTVRTDWLKKEIKMPFDTMDEMAQSVIENAVKKSRDAVIDDMTVATIRLIRN